CGGGCGCTCATGGGCCCCTTTTCCGACAGTAGCGTTTCGAAGAGATCGTCGACCAGTCGCATGGCGAGGTACGTGGCCGCGATCACGATCACGGTCCAGACGACGCGGGTGGCAAGGAAGGCGGCGAATGCGATGTAACCGGTCAGCAGGGCCAGCCACGACGTGACGATGGCGATCCAGGCGGCCACGATGAACAGGCTGGCCCAGACCGGTCGCGGTGGCGGCGGGGTGCCGTCGGTGGCGTGGCGATGCGAGCGGCTCAAACGGGCCAGGGCCACGGCCATGATCACCGTGAGCACCACCGCCTGCAGGCTGCTGGTGGCGACCGTCGCGGCGAGGCTGGACCCCGCGGTGCGGTCGAACGTGTGCAGGAACTGGAACAGCACCACGGACAGCGACAACAGCATCGGGAAGCGGCGCAGGTGCAGCGCGGTCTCGTCCGAGAGCGGCGGCAGCCGCCATGACGGCCGTTTCGCGGAAATCAGCGCGCGTCCGAGGCCGGCGATGAAGGCGCCGAAGAACACCTGCCGCACGATGCCCAGCGCAAGCGCGTTGGTGTCGTCGCTGAAGGTGTCGTTCCAGTTCAGGCCAAGGTAGATGAGTTGCGTGCCCAGCCCGGTGGTGAGCGTGGAGGTGAGCGCGATGCCCACGATCAGTGCCGAACGGCGCAGGCGGCCCGGGGGCATGCGATTGGCGGTGAGCTCCCGGGCGCGATGCTCCAGGTAGAAGCGCACCCCGGTCATCAGCAGCAGGCCGAAGATCGCGCAGGCCACCAGCGCCGTACGGCTGCCGCGTGCCCAACTGGCGGCGATGTCGTCGCGTACGCCCTGAACGAGGTCGCGCATGTTGGCGTAATCGCGGGGGAAGGCCGTGGCCGGCTCCGACCAGAACGCGCGCGACAGCGGCGAGTGCGTGCGCTTGGCGATCAGCTCCTGGAAACGGATGCGGCGCAGGTCGGAGAGCTGGTTGCCGGTCTGCTGGGCCTCCAGCGCGATACCGTCGATCTGCTTGATCTGCGCGTCGACGGCGTCGAAGGCCTTCTGGGCGTCCTTGCGCGCGGCCGCCAGTTCGGGTGCCTCATGAGCCCCGGCGGCGGGCGGGGGGCCGAGCTGGTCGAGCCGCGCCTTGGCGGCATCACGATTCGGCTGCAGCGCCGCGGATACCTTCTGCGCTTTCCCGGCGATATCGGTCGCGTTCCCGCGCAGGTCGTCGATGGTGGCATCGTCGATGTTGTCGGCCTTCATCGCCTTCTCGACCTGGTCGAGCTGGCCCCGCAGGTCGTCGATCTGCTGGGCGGGGGTGGCGTCGCCGGTGCCTTGGGCGAACGCGACGCCGGTCAGGGCCAGGAGCAGGGCGGTTAGGATTATTCTTAAGGAGCGCATGCGAGGATGATCGAAGGCAGGCCGGAACAGGTCAATTGCCGTAGCTATGCGTTACCCGGGATGAATGCCAGGTATGCGGCATTGCAGCTTTGCGGCCGGGAAGGCCGCCGTTATCCTGCGCCCCCTTTTCATCGAGCCGGAAACCGACCATGCGCAAGAAGCTCGTAGCCGGAAACTGGAAGATGCATGGCTCCCGCGCCATGGCCGACGCCCTCGTGCGCGAGATCGTCGAAAACCTGCCCGACGGCGTCGACGTGATGGTGATGCCGCCCGACGTCTACCTGCCCGAACTGGCTGGGCGCTATCGGGACCGCGGCCTGCTGTTCGGCGGACAGGACGTGTCCGAACACCACGCGCAGGGCGCCTATACCGGCGAGGTCTCCGCCCCGATGCTGCGCGACGTGGGCGCCGATTGGGTGCTGGTGGGCCACTCCGAGCGCCGCCAGTACCAGGGCGAGTCCGACCACCTGGTGGCCCGCAAGTTCGAGGCCGCGCAGGCGGGTGGACTGAAGCCGATCCTCTGCGTGGGCGAGACGAAGGAAGAACACGAAGCGGGCCGGGCCGAGGAGGTGATCCACCGCCAGTTGCTCGCGGTGGTCGACCACGTCGGCATCGAGGCCTTTCGCCAGGCCGCGGTCGCCTACGAACCCGTCTGGGCGATCGGCACGGGCCTCACGGCCACCCCAGCGCAGGCGCAAAAAATTCATTCGTCGATCCGTAGCCAACTGGCAAAAAAGGATGCTAATATCTCGCTCCTCACCCGGGTGCTCTACGGTGGAAGCGTCAAGCCGGCCAATGCGGCCGAACTTTTCGCCCAGCCGGACGTCGATGGGGGATTGGTCGGAGGTGCCGCCCTGGTGGCTCCCGATTTCCTGGATATATGCGCCGCGGCGCGTTGATTAGCGCGACACGGTAAACTGAGAAGACATGTTCATTCTCTTCAGCGTTTTTTATATCCTGATCGCCGCGGCGATGATCGTGCTGATTCTCATGCAGCGCGGCGCCGGTGCGGATGCAGGTTCCGGATTCGGTGGCGGTGCTTCGGCCACGGTGTTCGGTGCGCGTGGTTCGTCGAGCTTCATGACTCGCGCCACCGCGATCCTGGCGGCACTGTTCTTCGTGCTTAGCCTGGGAATGGGTATCTACCTCAGCCATTCGGGCACCCCCCAGCCGGCTGCGGATCTTGGCGTCATGTCCGGTGCGGTCACGCCGGCCGCTCCCGCCAACAACGCTCCGGTCGCCCCGGCGACGGACGTGCCGAAGGCCCCGGCCGGCGGCGATGTCCCGGCCGCTACGGCGCCGGCGGCAAACAACGAGGTTCCGGCCGCGACGCAGAACGCCCCGAAGGCGCCTGCCGAACCGGCCAAGAGGTAAGGCAACACCACAGTTTCAGAGTTATGCCCAGGTGGCGGAATTGGTAGACGCACTACCTTGAGGTGGTAGCGGCTTAGGTCGTGGGGGTTCGAGTCCCCCCTTGGGCACCAACACAGATCCGGACAGCCTCAACCGGATCGCAAAACAACCCGCGAAAGCGGGTTTTTTTGTGCCCGGAAGCAGGATTCCGGAATGTGCTTTCCATCCGGATTTCAAGGTGTTTCAAGAAATTCGTGTCGTTGCCGATAATGCTCGGACAGCCGGGCACCGATCGACCGCCGGCACTCATCCTGCAGGCCCGGACCACGTGCCCAACATTCTCTTCGATGCGGCGTTTCCGTCGCTTCCCGGTACCTACAGCACGTCGCTGGTGGTGGTGTCGTTGCTCGTGGCGGTGCTGGCTTCGTATACGGCGCTGACCATGGCGGCGCGGTTGGCCCATGCCCGTGGCGTGGCGGCGGGGCTCTGGCTGGCGGGCGGCTCGTTCGCCATGGGTTTCGGCATCTGGTCGATGCACTTCATCGGCATGCTGGCCTTCCGTTTACCCATCGCGCTGGGTTACGACCTCGACCTGACCTTGCTCTCCCTGGTGATCGCGGTCGTGTCGTCGGCCTTCGCGTTGTGGCTGGTGTTCCAGAAAGAGCTGCCTTGGTCGCGCCTCGGCATCGGCGCCGTTCTGATGGGCGCCGGCATCGCGGCAATGCACTACACCGGCATGGCCGCGATGCGGATGACCCCTGAGGTGTCGTACGACGTGGTGCCGTTCACCGCCTCGGTGGTCATTGCGGTGCTGGCCTCCGGCGCGGCTTTGTGGATTGCTTTCCGTCTGCGCAGCGACGGCGAGCGCGTGATGCTCGCGCGGCTGGTCGCTTCGCTGGTGATGGGCTGCGCCATCGTCGGCATGCATTACACCGGCATGGCGGCGGCGCGCTTTCCCGTCGGCAGTTTCTGCGGCGCCGCCTTCACCGGTATCGAGACGCGATGGCTCGCGGTGGTGGTGATCGGCGTGACCGTGGCCGTGCTCGCGGTAGCCCTCGTGGTGTCCATGCTCGACGTGCGCGCCAACATGCTCGCCAAATCGCTCGACAAGGCCAACAGCGAGCTGATGCAGTTGGCGTTGCACGACAACCTCACCCGGTTGCCGAACCGCATGTTGCTGGGCGATCGCATCGAACAGGCCATCCATAAGGCGACGCGTGGGCGAGGGGCCTTCGCCGTGCTGTTCATGGACCTGGACGGCTTCAAGGCCGTGAACGACGTGTTCGGTCACCATGCCGGCGATTTGTTGCTTAGGGACGTCGCGCGGCGCATCCAGGACGGTGCGCGCGACGAAGACACCGTGGCCCGTCTCGGCGGCGACGAATTCGTGATGGTCATGGACGTGACTCGCCCGGAAGAGGCCGCCGAAGCGGCCCAGCGGCTCGTGGAGGAACTGGGTGCCCCGTACGTGATCCACGGTACGTCGATGCACGTGTCGGTCAGCATCGGCATCGCCTTGTTCCCGGAAAACGGGCTGGTCGAACACGACCTTCTGGTGAATGCCGATGCGGCGATGTACCACGCGAAAGAGCAGGGGCGTAACGGCTACCGTTTCTTCGAAAGCGCGATGAACGCGAACGTGCACCTTCAGTTGATGCTCCAGCAGGACCTGCGACGCGCCATCGACCGCAAGGAGTTCGTGCTGCATTACCAGCCGAAGATGATTTCGCCGGAAGGGCCGATGGTCGGCGTCGAGGCATTGTTGCGCTGGAACCGCCCAGGTCATGGCATGGTCGCGCCGGACGGCTTCCTGCCCGTCGCCGAGCGTACGGGACTCATCGTGCCGATCGGCAACTGGGTGATCGACGAAGCCTGCCGCCAGATGCGTGCCTGGCTCGACGAAGGACACGCCACGTGGACGGTCGCCGTGAACCTGTCCACGGTGCAGCTCTCCCATCCGGGGCTCATCGAGGTGGTGCGCACGGCGCTCGGACACCACGGGCTCGAAGGCCGTCACCTCGTGCTGGAAGTGACCGAGTCCACGGCGATGCGCGACGCGGAGGCGAGCCTGGCCATCCTCAACCAGGTGGCGGACCTCGGCGTGGGCATCGCCATCGACGACTTCGGTACCGGGTATTCGAGCCTGCTCTATCTCAAGCAATTGCCTGCCGACGAATTGAAGATCGACCGCGGCTTCGTCACCGAGCTGACCAAGGGCAACGACGACGAGGCCATCGTGTCGGCCATCGTCGCGCTGGGCAAGACGCTCGGCCTCAACATCGTGGCCGAGGGCGTCGAGACGCCCGAACAGCAAGCCATGCTCACGCGCCTGGGCTGCGATGCGTTGCAGGGCTACCTGCTCGGTCCGCCGGTACCGCCCGAGCGGCTCATGCAAAGCGTCGCGCTGGCGAAGGCGAACTGACGCCTACGACAGGAGGCGCTGCCAGCGCCTGGGTACCTTTCCCTCGGGGCCGGGCACGGGCTGGTCGTCGGGATGGCTGTGCGGCGGGGCGAGCACGGGCCCTTCGAACACCGCTTCGGTCACGTAGTTATAGAACCAGTCTTCGCCCGGTTCGAAGCTCTGGATGACGGCATGCCCGGTGGCTTCGAAATGCTTCGTCGCGTGCTTGTTCAGCGAATCGTCGCAGCAGCCGATATGCCCGCACTGCGCGCAACGGCGCAGGTGAAGCCACCAGCTATCGCTGGCCAGGCACTCCACGCAGCCGGTGCCGCTGGGCGGCACGCTCGGATCGATACCCTGGATTTTCTCGTTCATCGGTGTCTTTCCTCGCCGGAAGGTCGTTGCGATGCTATCAGGCGAGGCGGCTGCCGTTGGGTACCGGGCGCTCCACGGTGGTCACCACCACGCCCTCGTCGGTATGGAAGCCCGTCAGGAGGAACTGCGAGCGGAAAGGCCCCACCTGCTTCTCCGGAAAGTTGATGACGCCGACGATCTGCTTGCCCACCAGGTCTTCGGGCCGGTAGACGCCGGTGACCTGCGCGCTGGTCTTGCGCTCGCCGTGGGGGCCGAAGTCGACCCAGAGCTTGTACGCGGGGCGTCGCGCTTCGGGGAAGGGTTCGACACGGGTGACGGTGCCGGCCACGAGTTGCACTTTCTCGAAGTCGGCCCAGGTGATCTCTTCGCTCATGGAGTTATCCTGAAAAGCCGCCGCCATCGAGGAACGCCTGTTCGTCCGGCGTGGTCTCGCGACCGAGCTCGCGGTTGCGGTGGGGGAAGCGGTGGAATCGTTCGACGATGTCGAAATGCACTTTCGCATAACCGACGTACGGTTCGCCCAGCGGTTCGATCAGCGCCAACGACGTGCGCTGGTCGGCCATGTCTTCGGAGTGCTCGAAGGGCAGGTAGCAGAACGTGCGCATGTCGCGATCGACCATCGCGTCGAAGCCGCGTTCGATCATGTGGCGGGCGACGAAGCGGGCCAGCGGATCGGTGGCGTACATGTGCGCCGTGCCGCGGAAGGCGTTGCGCGGAAACTGGTCGAGCAGCAGGACCAACGCCAGGCAGCCTTGCGCATCGTCCAGCCACGCGTCGAGTTCGCGTCGGGCCGCGGCCATGTGCGCGCCGAGGAAATGCTCGCGGAATACGCGATCGAACCGATCGTCGCTGCCGAACCAGCGCGTGTAACCCGCATCGCGCCAGAAGGCCACCACGCGGTCGGGCGTTTCCGGCATCGGCGGGGCGGTGGGATCGGGAGACATGGTGCATCCTTTTCGTGCGATGCGCCGATGATGTGGCATGCGCCGCGGTATGACCACCCCGTCCCGTGCTATCTCACGTTTTTTCCGCGCGAGGTGGCCACATGACCGACACCGAACTTCCCTTGGCCCGGCCCGAGAAGACGCCTCCCTGCCGGCCCGGCACGTTCGAGCTCGGCCTCGCCCTGGCCGGCGCCGTATCCGGCGGGGCCTACGCCGCGGGCGTGCTGGATTTCCTCTACGAGGCGCTGGAGCGCTGGTACGCGGCTCGCGACCGCAAGGAGAAAGTGCCCGACCACGACGTGTTGCTGAGAGTGATCTCCGGCGCATCGGCCGGCAGCGTCAACGGCCTGATATCGTCGCTGGCGCTGCCGCATGCGTTTCCCCACGTGCATGCGTCCACGGCGTCGCCGGCGGACAATCCCTTCTACGACACCTGGGTGGAACGTCTGGACATCGAGGGGTTGTTGCGCACCGGCGACCTGGAGGGGCCCGACGCATCGCTGGTGTCGTTGCTCGATTCGAACGAACTCGATCGCATCGCCGAACGGGTGATGCGTTTCGACGCGCCGGCGATGACGCGTCCTTACGTCGCCAGCCCCTTCAAATGCATCTATACCGTGACCAACCTGCGCGGCGTGCCCTACAAGGTGCCGTTCGCGGGTTCCACGCCGAGCGCCGCGCATCACATGGTGGCGCATGCGGACTACCTGCGTTTCGCGGTGGATACGGGTAACGGCGCCTATGACCGCGCCTGGGAATACCCCGACGACCTCTACGTGGGTTTTCCCAGGCGGATGCCGGACCGCGCGTGGAACGCCATGCGCGAGGCCGCGCTCGCCTCGGCGGCTTTCCCGGGAGGATTGCGCTATCGCGAGATCGAACGGCGCTGGAGCGATTACGCGCAGCGCAGCGTGGCCGTGCCCGACGCGCACGGGCAGGTGCGCATGGTCTCGGTCGCGCCGGCCGAGCGGGCGCCGTCCGATCACGGGGCGGGCTACCGCTTCGTGGGCGTCGATGGCGGCGCGATGGACAACGAGCCGTTCGAACTGGCGCGCACGGAGTTGGCTGGATCGCTCGGCCGCAATCCGCGCCTGGGCAACGAGGTGAACCGCATCGTGGTCATGATCGATCCGTTTCCCGAACCGGACGAGCTCGGACCGGCCGATGCGAGCCGGATCAACATCGTCGAATCGATGACGGCGCTGTTTTCGTCGTGGAAGCAGCAGGCCCGCTTCAAGCCGGAGGAAGTGGCCCTGGCGATGGACGACAGCGTGTACAGCCGGTTTCTCATCGCGCCCACGCGCCACGCGGCCGACGGGAATGCCTTCGTCGGCGGCAAGGCGCTGGCGGCCGGCGGATTGGGCGGCTTCGCGGGTTTCTTCAGCAAGGCGTATCGCCGTCACGATTTCCTGCTCGGCCGGCGCAATTGCCAGTGGTTCCTCGCCGAGCATTTCGTGGTGCCGGTGGACAATCCCCTCGTGGCGGGATGGGCTCGCGATCCGGCGCTGGCCTGTTACCTCAGGCAGCGCGACGGCGTGACCTACGCGCCGGTGATCCCGCTTCTCGAGGCCTGTCATCCGGCCGACCGCGAAGAGATGGCGCCCGAGTGGCCCAAGGGCGCGTTCGATCCGGGCACGCTGGAAAAACCCCTGCGCGATCGGCTGCAGGCCCTGTATCGCGTCGGCACGAAGAACTGGACGGACAAGATCCTTACCTGGCTGGCCTGGCGGACCTACGCGCGGGGGAAACTGATGGACATCGCGATGGGGCGGATCCGCAAGGCGCTGAAGGACGCGGACCTGATCTGAATCGGCCGATAAGGCCACGGTGTGCCATCGGCTCTTTCGCCGATTGACGTACCCACGCCCGGCGCGGCAATGTCGTCCCCTTGTTCTTCGAGGGAGTGCCGCCATGGCGATGGGATGGGCTCGATGGTCGGCGGTAGCGGGGATGGCGTGGCTTGCCGGATGCGCATCCCAGGGCACCTTGCCGCCGGCGGTGCCGGCACCGGCGGACGTAGCCACGGAGCGGGCCGATGCCGACCGCGCTTATGCCTCGGGCGACATCGCCCGCGCCGCGAAGCTCTACGAGGCGGTCGTCGGAGCGCTGCCCGACGATGCCGATGCGTGGTATCGCCTCGGCAACGCCCGTTTCCGCCTGCAGCAGTCCGATGCCGCGGTTACCGCCTACGACCGGGCCGTGCAGCTGGATCCGCGTCATGCCCGCGCGCTCTACAACCTCGGCGTGGTGCGCCTGAAACAGGCCCAGGCCGCCCTGCTGTCGAGCGCCGAAGCCAGTCCGCCGGGCGACTCCCTGCGCCGCGATGGCGCGCGCATGGCCCAGCGCATCGCGCGCGCGGGTGACGATCATGGCCGTGACGGTCGAACCGACGGTGGCGCACCGCCCTTCATCGTCGAGCCGGACGACGCCATCCCCGGCAATAAATGACGAATTCGTTTTTCAATCGAGCCAATCGTCCTCGCGATTTCGCATTCGTGAAGAACGAATCCGGCAAAGGCCGTGGATCTGTCTACTGGTCTATGTTCACCATGCAAATTCGGTAGTAGGTTCGGTTCCAGGGAGTCCTGCCCGGCTTTTCGCCCGAGGAAACCATGAGCAACACCACTGCCGCGGTGCCCCGCGCCATCGTATTCGAAGACCACGCGGGGCTCGCCTCCGCGCTTTCCGACTTGCTCGTCGAGCGCCTGGGTTACGACGTGGCGGCGTGCGCGGGGTGCATCGAGGAAGCCATTCGCGTCGCCCACGTGGAGCGGTTCGACGTCGCCGTGGTCGACCTCGACCTGCAGGGCGTGATGGCCTATCCGGCCCTGGACGAACTCAAGCGGCGCGGCATTCCCTATGTGCTCGCGACCGGTGTCATACCGGTCGACATTCCCACCCGATATCGCGCGCCGACGGTGCGCAAGCCATACAGCGCCCATCAGCTCGAAAACGCCATTCGCGAAGCGAACAGCGCATTGCGCGCCTGCTAGTCGCCGTCGGGGGATTCCACCGTGTAGCCCTTGGCCTTGAGCGCGGCGAGATAACCGTCGTCGCCCAGGAGATCGTCGATAGGCACGATGGCCACGCTCTGCGGGGTGGACGCCATGGCGTCGTCGACCGCGGCGAGCCAGCGCGTGCGCACTTCGCGAGGCACGTCGGCGATGCCCGCGCGCTGCGCCGCGCCGCCCTCGGTGATGGCATCCAGGCAGGTGCGAAGCTGCTTCGCGCGGCGATCGTCGCGCAGGCCGTCGATGTCGCCCGTGGCCCAGGCGTTGGCGCGACGGGTCATGTCGGCGAGCTGGGCATCGATGTTGTCGACGCTTTGGGTAAAGCACGAGACATCGTCGAGGGTCGAGCGCTTGAACTCCTTCACCACCGAGCGCGGGTCGTCGACCAGCAACGTGTAGGGTACCGGTACCTGTTTGACCCCGTGCCGGGCCGCCAGGTCGATCACCGTGCGCGTGATGTCGCCCGACTTGCGCAGGCCCGCCTTTTTCACGGCCTGCTTGTAGAGCTCCACCGCCGCGAAGATCGGGCGGTAGCGTTCGACCTTGCGTTCGTCGCCGATATAGCGCGCCTTCACCGCGAGCCATCGTTGGTACACGTCGGCGGGCACGGCCTCCTGCAACGTGGCGCCGTCGGGCGCGTTGCGCACGCCGATCAGGGAGGGCAGCAGGGCAAGCCGGCCAAAGAAGCCGACATTGGGCTTGATCTCGACCTTCGGCGGCAGGATCAGCTCACCGGCGTGGGCCAGGGCATCCTCGATCTGATCGGTTTTCCAGGTGACGTCGCGCGGAATGGGCGAGAGCGTGCCGAGGATCAGCAGGGTGTGGTCGCCGCGCGTGACCTTCCAGAGCCCTGGGCCGGGCTGCTCGCCGCTGACCGTCACCGCTTCCAGCAGGGGGGCGCTGGCCGCCGAGGCGGGGAGGGGGGGCGGAGGGGCCGTCTGCGCGGCCAAGGGGGTGGATGCCAAAGCCAGGCATAGCGTCAGGAGGAGGGAGCGGCGGGGCGGGTTCATCGGCAAAGTCTATCCAAGTGCGGTGGCGCGGGTACGGGGGCGATCACCGGCCGCTCGCCCCCTGTTCACGTGGTTCGGGCAAGATGGATGCTTTCCCCGAGGCGGAGTTCCCCGCATGAAAATAGGCATCATCGGCGCAGGAAATATCGGGTCCGTACTGGCAAGGCGGTTCCGTGAAGTGGGCCACGACGTGCTCATCGCCAATTCGCGCGGCCCCGAAACGCTATCCCAGCTCGAGCGCGAGACCGGGGCCGTCGCGGTCACCGCCCATGAGGCGGCTCGAGGAGGTGAAGTGGTGATCGTCACCATTCCCGAATCGCGCATCCCCGACCTGCCGTCCGATCTTTTCGAAGGCGTGCCTGACGATACGGTGGTGGTCGATACGGGCAACTATTATCCGCGCCAACGCGACGGCCGCATCGCTTCGATCGAGGACGGCGTGCCGGAGAGCCAGTGGGTATCCGACCAGTTGGGTCGCCCCGTCATCAAGGCGTTCAACAACATCTACGCCGAGCATCTGGGCAAACTCGGACGGCCCTCCACGGCGGATACGCGGATAGCGCTCCCCGTCGCCGGCGACGATCCCAATGCCAAGGCGAAGGTGCTCCGGCTCGTCGACGCGCTGGGCTTCGACGGCGTGGACGCGGGAACGCTGGCGGAGTCGTGGCGCCAGCAACCGGGCACGCCGGTTTACACCGCCGATCGCGATCTCGAAGGCGTGCGCCAGGGCCTGCTCGACGCGACGAGGGAGCGTCGTCCCGAGTGGCGTGCATCCGACGCGAGCCCCGGCTCGTTCGACGCGCCGCGCTGACGACGTGACGGCGGCGTGAACCTTTCGTCGTGCCGCCTTACGTTGTGACCCAACCGGCAAGGGAATACGCTCTGTATCCCCGCGCCGTCGCTTCGCAGGTCCATGGCCCTGGTCATCTACGACATTCCGTTCAAACCCGATATCGCGGGCCTGTGGCACGTGCAGGTGAACTGCGTGCCCACGGAAAACTTTTCCAGCCGGGTCGAAGCCATCGCTTACGCCATACAGCAGTCGAAGCTGGTCGGCGCGCAGCACGGCACCCAGGTACTGGTGAGCGTGGAAGGCGCCGACGGGATCTGGCGCGAATTCGAATCCAGCGCCAAGCGACCTATTTCGCAATTGCACTGACGGCGGCGGATGCACACCGCCTTGACCCTTCTTGGCCGACGATGGCGGCCAAAGGAGGGTCGCCTTGTCCATGTCCCATCGAAAAATCGGTTACTTCGACGTCGAAGGTAGTTGTTACGTTGCCAAGCCCGGCCGCTGGCGAGGCAAGTACGTCATCAGCGAAGACGGCGAGGAGTTGAAGGAAAAGCTGTGCGTCACGTTGCACGACAACGAGGCGGACGCGTGCGAGGAAGGCATGCGCCTGGGAATCGCCGCGGCTCGTCAGCTGATGAAGGAGCGCGAAGGGTTCGATCCGGGCGAGGGCGAAACGTGAGGCGTTAAGGAGCGCGGAGCGCTGCCTCGTCGAGTATGTCGACGCCGCCGGGCCGAATGATCAACGTACCGGCGTCGCGTAGCCTCGCCAGCATGCGCGTCACCGCCGCCGCGCTCATGCCGAGATGATTGCCGATGTCTTCGCGCATCATGGGCAGGGCGAGGAAGCAGTTTTCTTTTTCGATGGCGCGGTGCCGCCGGAAAAGGTCCGCGAGAAAGCCACGAACGCGCCGCAGGGCGTCACCCTCGAAGGTGGATGCGTTCGTGGCGCGATGTTCGCGCCGGCGCAGCACGTTCAGATGCCGCGCGATGTCTTCGCTTTCGCAGCACAAAGCGTGCGTCGCGTCGCGGGGAAAGCGACAGAACCACGTCTTGCCTATCGCCACCACGGAGGCGTCGTGCACGTGCGTGCGCGAAACGCCCAGCGCGAACAGTTCGCCAGGCAGGTGAAAGGCCACCACGCGTTCGCCATGCATCGTCTTGGCCATGCCCGAAAGCACCGAGAAGGCGGCGAGGTGAGGCGCGCCCGGCTGCACCAGCCGATCGCCGTCGGAAAACGGGCCCACGCGTTCCACCACGCTGCGCACGTCGAGCAGGGCCGGATCGCCCCCGCGCGTGGCCTCGCAGGACGATGCGTGCCGGCACGACGCGCTGCAGGCGATCCCGGGGGAACGGGGCTTGCGGAGCGATGGAGTTGGCCGGGCGTGGTGCATGTCTGAACCTCCGTGCGGTGCTGCCTGCGCGGTGTCGATTTTAGGTCGAAGGCGACGCCCCGACGGGCGATGTCGGGCGACTGTGCGCAAATGCCGCATGGGTTCATGGGAGATCGGCCGATGGATGCCCTGCGCCGAATATTGACGCGGCCGTTTTTTTCCCTTAGTAAAGGCCCCTGGGGGAATACCGATAGGGGGCCGCACAGGCCATGGCACGTCGATTCACGTTGTTCCGTTCGACCCACGTTCGTTGCCGGGAGCGCCACGCATGACGCGCCCCGACCCCGGCGACGCGCCGGTGACCAACAGCAGCCTGCCCGACGGCTACGTCCCCGTGCACGTGGCTCCGTTCGTGATGCGCTACGGCACCGATTTCCTCAGGGCGATGCGGCGCGCCGCCGTGGAAGGCG
This window of the Luteibacter aegosomatis genome carries:
- the secG gene encoding preprotein translocase subunit SecG — its product is MFILFSVFYILIAAAMIVLILMQRGAGADAGSGFGGGASATVFGARGSSSFMTRATAILAALFFVLSLGMGIYLSHSGTPQPAADLGVMSGAVTPAAPANNAPVAPATDVPKAPAGGDVPAATAPAANNEVPAATQNAPKAPAEPAKR
- a CDS encoding tRNA-binding protein, whose translation is MSEEITWADFEKVQLVAGTVTRVEPFPEARRPAYKLWVDFGPHGERKTSAQVTGVYRPEDLVGKQIVGVINFPEKQVGPFRSQFLLTGFHTDEGVVVTTVERPVPNGSRLA
- a CDS encoding DUF3772 domain-containing protein, which translates into the protein MRSLRIILTALLLALTGVAFAQGTGDATPAQQIDDLRGQLDQVEKAMKADNIDDATIDDLRGNATDIAGKAQKVSAALQPNRDAAKARLDQLGPPPAAGAHEAPELAAARKDAQKAFDAVDAQIKQIDGIALEAQQTGNQLSDLRRIRFQELIAKRTHSPLSRAFWSEPATAFPRDYANMRDLVQGVRDDIAASWARGSRTALVACAIFGLLLMTGVRFYLEHRARELTANRMPPGRLRRSALIVGIALTSTLTTGLGTQLIYLGLNWNDTFSDDTNALALGIVRQVFFGAFIAGLGRALISAKRPSWRLPPLSDETALHLRRFPMLLSLSVVLFQFLHTFDRTAGSSLAATVATSSLQAVVLTVIMAVALARLSRSHRHATDGTPPPPRPVWASLFIVAAWIAIVTSWLALLTGYIAFAAFLATRVVWTVIVIAATYLAMRLVDDLFETLLSEKGPMSARAQAVFGMDPKLLDQAGVLLSGVSRLALFLFGLTAVMKGIGADATDVIALGGKLQSLEIYGVKMQPERVLTAIGMFFLGLLAVRVVKNWMSDQYLPRTDLDPGMRSSLTTLLGYVGVVIVVAIALLAMGLSVQNIAWVASALSVGIGFGLQAIVQNFISGLILLAERPVKVGDWVVLDDAEGDIRRINVRATEIQVSDRSTIIVPNSSFITKPVRNMTMSNPQGRVLIKLPMPLDTDPVVAREHMLAAMHDHASVADAPAPLVMLDNIDHTAMTFLAICYVGSPRDAGGVKSDLLFDIIARLRGANIPLLRPQDLVLRSVPSEGEAPGASTEPDSSH
- a CDS encoding DUF924 family protein, producing the protein MPETPDRVVAFWRDAGYTRWFGSDDRFDRVFREHFLGAHMAAARRELDAWLDDAQGCLALVLLLDQFPRNAFRGTAHMYATDPLARFVARHMIERGFDAMVDRDMRTFCYLPFEHSEDMADQRTSLALIEPLGEPYVGYAKVHFDIVERFHRFPHRNRELGRETTPDEQAFLDGGGFSG
- the tpiA gene encoding triose-phosphate isomerase; protein product: MRKKLVAGNWKMHGSRAMADALVREIVENLPDGVDVMVMPPDVYLPELAGRYRDRGLLFGGQDVSEHHAQGAYTGEVSAPMLRDVGADWVLVGHSERRQYQGESDHLVARKFEAAQAGGLKPILCVGETKEEHEAGRAEEVIHRQLLAVVDHVGIEAFRQAAVAYEPVWAIGTGLTATPAQAQKIHSSIRSQLAKKDANISLLTRVLYGGSVKPANAAELFAQPDVDGGLVGGAALVAPDFLDICAAAR
- a CDS encoding UBP-type zinc finger domain-containing protein, with translation MNEKIQGIDPSVPPSGTGCVECLASDSWWLHLRRCAQCGHIGCCDDSLNKHATKHFEATGHAVIQSFEPGEDWFYNYVTEAVFEGPVLAPPHSHPDDQPVPGPEGKVPRRWQRLLS
- a CDS encoding putative bifunctional diguanylate cyclase/phosphodiesterase, with the protein product MPNILFDAAFPSLPGTYSTSLVVVSLLVAVLASYTALTMAARLAHARGVAAGLWLAGGSFAMGFGIWSMHFIGMLAFRLPIALGYDLDLTLLSLVIAVVSSAFALWLVFQKELPWSRLGIGAVLMGAGIAAMHYTGMAAMRMTPEVSYDVVPFTASVVIAVLASGAALWIAFRLRSDGERVMLARLVASLVMGCAIVGMHYTGMAAARFPVGSFCGAAFTGIETRWLAVVVIGVTVAVLAVALVVSMLDVRANMLAKSLDKANSELMQLALHDNLTRLPNRMLLGDRIEQAIHKATRGRGAFAVLFMDLDGFKAVNDVFGHHAGDLLLRDVARRIQDGARDEDTVARLGGDEFVMVMDVTRPEEAAEAAQRLVEELGAPYVIHGTSMHVSVSIGIALFPENGLVEHDLLVNADAAMYHAKEQGRNGYRFFESAMNANVHLQLMLQQDLRRAIDRKEFVLHYQPKMISPEGPMVGVEALLRWNRPGHGMVAPDGFLPVAERTGLIVPIGNWVIDEACRQMRAWLDEGHATWTVAVNLSTVQLSHPGLIEVVRTALGHHGLEGRHLVLEVTESTAMRDAEASLAILNQVADLGVGIAIDDFGTGYSSLLYLKQLPADELKIDRGFVTELTKGNDDEAIVSAIVALGKTLGLNIVAEGVETPEQQAMLTRLGCDALQGYLLGPPVPPERLMQSVALAKAN